The nucleotide sequence agCATCAGATCCACCCATagccccatgtatcacatacataaacaatccatccatttattagaatgtcattcccataatcacatcataatataattccatgcatgggcattaaagcaagtaaaccaaaaattaaaacatggattccttcaattattgaaccaccatatcgcatgtgataacatgtatccaagcccataaaattaaaatcgcattttaattgcaagtgggtaaagagggaatctcttcacccatcatcatcctccaaaaaacaaaacaaaataataaaattctgttttgaaaaaaaatatatattttttttttattgttaaactggagggaaaacaaggggggtgcatgcagcccacatgcacaggctgcaggcactccctgcgcagcccataggcacaaggcccacggacagcagccttgggCTGCAGGCCCGCAGCCCACAAGCTTGCTGCCCCCAGGAAGTAGCCCGCAAGGGGAtacgcacaagggtaggttcatgggggagGGCGTGTGCAGAGGCTTGGCAGTGTgcgctctcccccccccccccccccacatatagaatatgattaaaaaattttaaaattaaaaattagtaatcacaacctaattggatacatgcttcaataattggaataaataaagcaaatcacatccatcatcacatgggtaggttgttacactaacaaccttgtaactaccaatgcgcacatgggaaggttgttacaacaaccatattctaaccacccatgtgccaacttgcatcccactcatgatagttacattaaactattaattatctaatattcatggatAGGAAAGGTGGcgctgataccacactgttggtcaaacaacggtccagggatcaaaccatggttccctagggagaccaagatatttatccttagggttttgcacgccctgggttagcccatggtgtcccatgggtgcccccattttaatttttagggcttcccatggtcgcccatgggaaccctggtgcatccctgttagggtttctccttccctcatgtgtcccataaaatttattatcatagtagggacgaagaaactcatccctagtccatcacatggcaagggggatccatccctaactcgaatgcgcagcggaaaatgTCGATTCgaatttctttcacatcccataaatattaataatcaatgaacagaaggaattaataaagaactgctaacctggtgagcctcaagtgttgctcctccaatagacagtggttcttcctccaatgagcgctccaagcaaacagatctgaacctccaatggtgctaccaaggttctacatgccagtcccagatgccctcaaactcctcagcacagatctagggtttcacaaaccctaactctcaaacacaggtgagagaagcaagaagaagaagagagatcacaagagggagagagagaaaccaaaaacataggagagagagtgtctgctccaaaaacatggagagctgcACTCTTCtacgttttatggtcccctatttataataatagggtttaattaaatcctagatagatttagtaaagccctagtgagagtctgactctctctctctctctcagtctggcagttctgtttaaactcaaagtgctacacaggtgaagaagcaaaatctaatagggaaagtattaattagattctttatttaattattaatggataattacaattagcaccaaatccattaattaaataaagagccaattaaattagcaaattccaaataactccctatatgataacaatttatcatatacaacccccccactaatcaacaccatcattatggaatctagggcatgtatacatgtactgccaaaccccaatccatagtatatgtccatataagagcgtctgtgcatccgatcgggtcccgcaaaactcgataaaacactttatttgaaataactataaataatgtatcattttatgtaaaataaattttgcaaaaccatttccaaaatggtactggatccagattctgatccgaccatgcacagacaacctctatcttggtgttccccaatcgggcagtggtgaccgtgttggataactccttcactcacaaagtgttcacgcattcacaaaacactggctttgactcgcttgagtcttagtcattgatgaaccaaagaatgcgatcacactttgcagtggcagggttccctcaggtatagggtgtcggtgacacatgtctatcccttcctacatctagcagtaatacatgagggaatcgacaaagtagattcttcgccaatgcacacatcaaacatgtgagcactcgcattcataccctgacatcacatgtctaggcatacccaatgcgacgaccatatgataagggtgctcagcccaaaccctagtcgtgactaccattttaagtataacttatggacacataatgccaaaaaagtttatatcgcatgtgacaatattaaactaaaatgtataaatattcaatacaaaggtgaaccaggttgaaccggaccgaaccgggtttgatggacacacacttgtccaacacccTTGTGCTAGTAATTTCCATGTTTACTTTTTCTTATTTGTTGTTGTTACATATTCTTTTATTGATATATTAAATTCAGGTAAATAGTAAAGGAATACAATACATGATGATTTTCAGTTgcctcctttttgttttacttCCTATAGATGTTGCTAATTTCATATTTAGAGGGTTGGGGAAGCAGATAGCAAGTGGCTTTATATGTCACAGATTGTCGTAATGCGTTGGAAGTAAGATTTCAGGGGATTACTTTTCCTTACTGTTTCACTGAAGATTATGTGATTCGTAAATACATAAACGTCATGCTTTTACAGTCAGTTTGATTTTAAGAAAACTCAAGAGTGGTCCATCAATCTACTAATTTTGCTTTTGTTACCCCATGTAAAATGCACAAGTAGTTGGGGATATTGCCTAGTTAAGTTTGAGTATTTCTAGTAGTGATTAGCTGCGTCAAAGACCTTTGGCAATTTCAGTCTGCATTTGCCAGAAGTAGAAATACTTTGGAGCATAGTTTGGAACAGTTTTGCTTCTGATCATATGGAAAAGTATCTGATATAAGTAGGTTTCATTTTAGTAGTTGTTTAATAATTTATTTTGGTGAAGTGGGTTAGTTGCTTAATTTGGCTTTGGAATCTTTGAGCTTGAATGAGGAAGACGCTATTTGGTTGAGACGAATTGCTTGGTATCAAGATATTAATTGGCGAGCAAAGCAACTAGCACAAACCACATTCCTGGTAAGAGTGCAAAGGAGGCATCTGGGGACCTATCTTTCAGTGGTGCAAAATAGATATACAGTTGGGCTGTCTTGTTTCATTGTTTGGTAGAAGTCCTGTCACCTTACCAAATGGGCAACCCACTTTGTAATGGAAAATGACACCAAAAGCAATTTTAGAAAAGAATTTTGGTGAGTGTTGGTGGTGGGACTATTAAGTTGGTGATCCACAACTGATACGGCAGTGGCTTCATAGGAAGAAAGAGTTGGAGTCTATCGGAAAGACAATACAATAATGTCATATTGACGAAACagaaataaactaaaaataatttaCTAGGGCTCTTTACTTTCATTTAAGGCTTGGTTTAGTATAATAACCCAAATGGTGATTATAACTATGCTTTTAGAtcttattgaaaaaataaaagataaaaaaaatgtatcttCAGATCAGTTTAGAATTCATCCTCTTCAGATCAGCACAATCTCATCTTGCCTATCCTTCTAGCGAGTTAGTATCCTTGAGACAGCTCAAATTGTTGCTTCCAGTCAAGAGATGGGCAGATTTTTTGGCTTCTGATGAACTCAAGAACCTCAGATAACATGAAATTTTCCATTTCGCATAAATTGATGGGACAATGAAATTCATGGGCATATCTATTGTCATCCTAAACACAGGAAACTCCACCGTTGTCCATTATCTTGATACCTTTGTAGATTGGGTTGATCTATTCGGATATTCAGGCAGGTTTTATAGTCAACACTAGGGATCTCTTTGGATCCTCACTTAATTTTAACTTGCGGGATCCAAATATAGCCTCACAAGAGTATATCCTCGAAACTTTGAATATGACAAGGTGTATCCTTAAAACTTTGAGTTGAAATATggttggtgtgtgtgtgtttgtgtgcaTTCAACAACTTGTTTGCCTCTTTGAAGAGTAAATCCATGAGGTAGGTAGAATGAGCTTTCAGAACAAACATAAAGTGGTAAgtatctcaaatttgaaaacaGTAGACTTTCAGTAACAGCATTAGCAATCCTGATTATGGATGTCCTTTGACTTCATAATGTATTAGCGAGGGATAGTCACCCACTCGAAGGCCTCTTCCATAGCCCTTACAAGTGCGATAAGATCTCCTGGCATATGATCATTCAGAGGAAGGCCAGGGTTGTTTTGGGACAGAGCTCTCCCGCCTGTGTCACAAAGGGAGAACCTACATACCGGGCACTGACCATGGCTTTTCACCCAAGGGAGGATGCACTCGTCATGGAACATATGCTTGCATGGAGTGATTAGCAACTCCTCATTAGGAACAAAATCTTCTAAGCAAATTGAACAAGCCTTGCTATCATCATCTTTCCCATCTGCCGAATAGGAGCTATTAGTGGCATTGTCTCTGTAGTATAAGCACCATCTTCTTGATTTAAATTTGGCTGGGTTGTATACATGCTTCTTCAATTGTGTTAAGGCCTTCCTTTGCTGCTCTTCGATCGGCCTAGACTCTTCCTGCGGAGGGATTTGCATTTGGCCTCTTATCATTAGGGGAGATCCTCGGACAAACTGCCCAAGTTGAGGGTTAACCACTAGTTCTGTTTCACCATCCAGGAAGAGGATTTGTCTTGGAGGAAGAGGCTGACCTGGGAAACTGCCACACAACTTCATTTGTTAACAAGACAGCTAACAGATGAAATTGTTGATTTGATATGAGACACTGAACTTGAGTAACAAAGATTGGTAAACATCAATCAGTT is from Telopea speciosissima isolate NSW1024214 ecotype Mountain lineage unplaced genomic scaffold, Tspe_v1 Tspe_v1.0095, whole genome shotgun sequence and encodes:
- the LOC122647623 gene encoding uncharacterized protein LOC122647623 yields the protein MSTSTNNLAWHHGNWRAGAGYGAPAQNSDSNRMNSLVSRTPTFRPTDAGGQRTDTRQLFEERVRTGPNGLTGFPGQPLPPRQILFLDGETELVVNPQLGQFVRGSPLMIRGQMQIPPQEESRPIEEQQRKALTQLKKHVYNPAKFKSRRWCLYYRDNATNSSYSADGKDDDSKACSICLEDFVPNEELLITPCKHMFHDECILPWVKSHGQCPVCRFSLCDTGGRALSQNNPGLPLNDHMPGDLIALVRAMEEAFEWVTIPR